A genomic window from Ascaphus truei isolate aAscTru1 chromosome 1, aAscTru1.hap1, whole genome shotgun sequence includes:
- the LINGO2 gene encoding leucine-rich repeat and immunoglobulin-like domain-containing nogo receptor-interacting protein 2, which yields MGGVMLHTATSCWQLIMCLAVVLVYVGCALGCPARCECSAQNKSVSCHRRRLISIPEGIPIETKILDLSKNKLKSVNPEDFLSYPLLEEIDLSDNIISNVEPGAFNNLFNLRSLRLKGNRLKLVPLGVFTGLSNLTKLDISENKIVILLDYMFQDLHNLKSLEVGDNELVYISHRAFSGLLSLEQLTLEKCNLTAVPTDALSHLHNLISLHLKYLNINALPAIAFKRLFHLKNLEISYWPLLDMMPANSLYGLNLTFLSITNTNLSTIPYHALKQLIYLTHLNLSYNPISTIETGMLADLVRLQELHLVGAQLRTVEPHAFQGLRFLHVLNVSQNLLETLEENVFHSPKALEILCIDNNPLICDCRLIWMLQRHPLLHFGGQQPMCASPDNVKERPFKEFHTTVLSFYFTCKKPKIRDREMQQLQVDEGQRVQMNCNADGDPDPMISWVTPRRRMVSAKSNGRATVLGNGTLEIRFAQVQDTGTYLCVASNAAGNDTYSASLTVKGFVSDRFLYANRTPMFITELNETNTNGTNANMTFSLDLKTILVSTAMGCFTFLGVVLFCFLLLFVWSRGKGKHKNSIDLEYVPRKNNGAVVEAEVTGTAPRRFNMKMI from the coding sequence ATGGGAGGAGTCATGCTTCACACGGCCACATCTTGCTGGCAACTAATTATGTGTCTGGCTGTGGTCTTGGTCTATGTGGGATGTGCTCTTGGATGCCCAGCACGGTGTGAGTGCTCAGCACAAAACAAGTCTGTCAGCTGCCATCGAAGACGTCTCATCTCCATCCCAGAGGGCATCCCCATTGAGACAAAAATCCTGGATTTAAGCAAGAACAAACTAAAAAGTGTGAACCCAGAGGATTTTCTGTCCTACCCTTTGTTGGAAGAAATAGACCTTAGTGACAACATCATCTCAAATGTGGAGCCCGGAGCTTTTAACAACCTTTTCAACTTGCGCTCATTGCGCTTAAAGGGAAATCGCTTAAAACTGGTCCCCCTAGGGGTATTCACGGGCTTGTCAAACTTAACCAAGCTTGATATAAGTGAAAACAAAATAGTTATTTTGCTAGACTATATGTTTCAGGACCTTCATAATTTAAAGTCCCTTGAAGTTGGAGATAATGAATTAGTTTATATATCCCACAGGGCCTTTAGTGGACTGCTTAGCCTGGAGCAGCTCACTTTAGAAAAATGCAACCTAACGGCTGTACCAACTGATGCTCTTTCACATCTGCACAACCTCATCAGTCTCCATCTGAAATATCTCAACATTAATGCATTgcctgcaattgcctttaagagaTTGTTTCATCTAAAAAACCTGGAGATCAGCTACTGGCCTCTGCTGGACATGATGCCGGCTAATAGTCTTTATGGTCTGAATCTCACGTTTCTTTCAATCACTAATACCAATCTGTCCACAATTCCTTATCATGCTTTAAAACAACTGATTTACCTAACTCACTTAAACCTCTCTTATAATCCAATTAGCACCATTGAGACAGGCATGTTAGCAGACTTAGTGCGCCTTCAGGAACTTCACTTGGTGGGAGCTCAGTTGCGCACTGTTGAGCCACATGCTTTCCAAGGACTGCGGTTCCTGCATGTACTTAATGTGTCCCAAAACCTTTTAGAAACACTAGAAGAGAATGTATTCCATTCCCCCAAAGCTCTGGAAATTTTGTGTATCGATAACAACCCCCTAATTTGTGATTGCCGCCTCATTTGGATGTTACAGAGACATCCCTTACTGCACTTTGGTGGCCAACAGCCAATGTGTGCTAGCCCAGACAATGTGAAAGAGAGGCCGTTCAAAGAATTCCATACCACTGTATTATCTTTTTACTTTACATGTAAAAAGCCTAAAATTCGAGACAGGGAAATGCAACAGCTACAAGTGGATGAAGGACAGAGGGTACAGATGAATTGCAATGCTGATGGAGACCCTGATCCTATGATTTCATGGGTGACCCCACGTAGGAGGATGGTCTCTGCAAAATCAAATGGAAGAGCCACAGTGTTGGGTAATGGCACGCTTGAAATCCGATTTGCCCAAGTTCAAGATACTGGAACCTATCTTTGCGTGGCCAGCAACGCTGCTGGAAATGACACCTACTCAGCATCGCTTACTGTGAAAGGGTttgtttctgatcgttttctttATGCTAACAGGACCCCTATGTTCATAACGGAGTTAAATGAAACCAATACCAATGGCACCAATGCGAACATGACATTTTCCCTTGACCTTAAAACTATATTGGTGTCTACTGCTATGGGTTGTTTCACATTCCTGGgagtggttttgttttgtttcctaCTCCTCTTTGTGTGGAGCCGAGGGAAAGGGAAGCATAAAAACAGCATTGACCTGGAGTATGTTCCACGTAAAAACAATGGGGCTGTAGTTGAAGCTGAAGTTACGGGCACCGCACCCAGGAGATTTAATATGAAAATGATTTAG